TTCAGCGACGCTCAAGTTCATAAAGCCCTTTTCATCGTCAAATATTCTGAGCCCTGTGATCTTGTTCGAGATATATTCGATGTCAGCCTGAGAATCATTTCTTTCAATTCCGGCCAAACAAAGGAGCCCGGTGCCTATTGATGATACGACACCGCCATTTATGGCAACCGACGCATTTTTTACCCGTTGCAGAACCGCCCGCATGCCAGGCCTAGCCTTTCGATTTTTCATAGAGCTCAATGAGATTGTCAATCCGCGTTATGCGCCATGAGCCCTGTTCCCTGATCAGTTCTATTTCAAGTACACCGGTTTTTCCCGAGGAGACTTTTGCGTGAGCGATATCATCTTTCCATGAGATGCCCTTCAATTTGAATTTTGTCGAAGAAGGGCCTTTTACCATTGAATTCAGGATGCTTGCCGCCGGAGGTGTGCCGTTTCTTATCCAGGCCTCGATATCGCCGGGCAGGCTCTTTCTGACCATGGTCCCGTATCTGACTGCCAGATTTCTGCTGATATGCGAAGGGATGCCCTTATCATCCATTTTCTTATATGCAATAAACGTAATCTCTTTGGCGAGTTCCATTGAAAGCCTTTCCATGTCAA
This genomic window from Desulfomonilia bacterium contains:
- a CDS encoding DUF2939 domain-containing protein — its product is MVSDGIEIKRRKRIITAAVMAACAAMIAVSVVLLYYWYPTTPIYSLLKVSNAVKTHDWNTFSRYVDMERLSMELAKEITFIAYKKMDDKGIPSHISRNLAVRYGTMVRKSLPGDIEAWIRNGTPPAASILNSMVKGPSSTKFKLKGISWKDDIAHAKVSSGKTGVLEIELIREQGSWRITRIDNLIELYEKSKG